A portion of the Euwallacea similis isolate ESF13 chromosome 8, ESF131.1, whole genome shotgun sequence genome contains these proteins:
- the LOC136410345 gene encoding migration and invasion enhancer 1 — protein MENIKVEVEYCNKCGYFLKFEELKQHITEQHSDIEVVGREGRQGAFEVKINNSLVHSKLQTLAYPDYADLVYLIGDAKLGKEVKGPCKQQPITSCVVS, from the exons atggaaaatattaaggTTGAAGTAGAATATTG cAACAAATGTggctattttttaaagtttgaagaaCTAAAACAGCATATTACTGAACAGCATTCGGATATCGAAGTAGTAGGACGTGAGGGGCGACAAG GCGCATTcgaagtaaaaataaataattcgcTGGTTCACTCGAAATTACAAACTTTGGCATACCCTGATTATGCAGACTTGGTCTATTTAATTGGTGACGCCAAACTAGGGAAAGAAGTTAAAGGTCCTTGCAAACAACAGCCAATTACATCTTGCGTGGTTTCCTAA